Proteins encoded by one window of Sphaerodactylus townsendi isolate TG3544 linkage group LG02, MPM_Stown_v2.3, whole genome shotgun sequence:
- the DLL4 gene encoding delta-like protein 4: MAALPRLGLTFALTVLLQRAWGSGVFQLELHEFANAPRALASGEPCAAGGGGGGCRTFFRVCLKHFQAVISSGDCTFGSVVTPVLGVDSFAIKETAGAGSPLKLPFNFTWTGTFSLIIEAWHAPEGYLPAGSEPPAKKWLISEMAVQRSLAVGEDWFRDEQSSQGARLSYSYRVVCNEHYYGDNCSRLCKGRDDRFGHYFCESDGSVACMTGWTGNYCTEAICLSGCTVKSGFCRNPEECICRSGWRGRYCDECVPHAGCRHGTCKKPGDCICDEGWGGLFCDQDLNYCTHHKPCKNGATCMNTGQGSYTCSCKEGFAGIDCERNISECDSNPCKNGGTCMDLGKDYKCTCPPGYDGVNCEHSALTCADSPCFNGGTCLGKEKGTSYACLCPMGFTGSNCEKKEDRCSNNPCSNGGQCFLLGLIRVCRCRPGFYGQKCEINFSKCSRNPCSNGGTCHDLATTHDYTCTCMPGYTGRNCDIRTTDVCASGPCQNGGTCYFGLYATSFACHCPPDFMGTHCEFPAYPLIDSELPKPVPWLAISMGVGLVAVVILCCMIAIVIRQMQRHPEQNSEAMNNLSDFQKENLIPASQLKNTNKNKDLEVDCVLEKSNYKLKNHTLDYNLVKELTSRGTQEDKYHKSEKCIGEKSPFWLRSEKPECRISTICSPRDSMYQSVFMITEERNECVIATEL, from the exons ATGGCCGCCTTGCCCCGCTTGGGCTTGACGTTTGCCTTGACGGTGCTTCTGCAG AGGGCGTGGGGCTCGGGTGTCTTCCAGCTGGAGCTGCACGAGTTCGCGAACGCCCCGCGCGCCCTGGCCAGCGGGGAGCCCTGcgcggcaggcggcggcggcggcggctgcaggACCTTCTTCCGCGTGTGCCTGAAGCACTTCCAGGCGGTGATCTCCTCGGGGGACTGCACCTTCGGCAGCGTCGTCACCCCCGTGCTGGGTGTCGACTCCTTCGCCATCAAGGAGACCGCCGGCGCGGGCAGCCCCCTCAAGCTGCCTTTCAACTTCACCTGGACG GGAACGTTCTCATTGATCATTGAAGCCTGGCACGCTCCTGAAGGTTACCTTCCAGCAG GTTCCGAGCCGCCCGCCAAGAAGTGGCTCATCAGCGAGATGGCGGTGCAGCGGTCGCTGGCCGTGGGCGAGGACTGGTTCCGGGACGAGCAGAGCAGCCAGGGGGCCCGGCTGAGTTACTCCTACCGCGTGGTGTGCAATGAGCATTACTACGGAGACAACTGCTCCCGCCTCTGCAAGGGCCGCGACGACCGCTTCGGCCACTACTTCTGTGAATCGGACGGGAGCGTCGCCTGCATGACAGGCTGGACCGGGAACTACTGCACCGAAG cTATCTGTTTATCTGGGTGTACAGtgaaaagtggattttgcagAAATCCAGAAGAGTGCAT TTGTCGCAGTGGTTGGCGAGGCCGTTATTGCGATGAATGTGTTCCTCATGCGGGTTGCCGCCATGGGACCTGTAAGAAACCAGGGGACTGCATATGTGATGAAGGCTGGGGAGGCCTCTTCTGTGACCAAG ATCTGAACTACTGCACCCATCATAAACCCTGCAAAAATGGAGCCACTTGTATGAACACTGGCCAAGGTAGTTATACGTGTTCCTGCAAAGAGGGCTTCGCTGGTATTGACTGTGAACGGAATATCAGTGAATGTGACAGTAACCCCTGCAAGAATGGGGGAACCTGCATG GATTTGGGAAAAGATTACAAATGTACATGTCCGCCAGGATATGATGGTGTTAACTGTGAACACAGTGCCTTAACTTGTGCTGATTCTCCATGTTTTAATGGTGGCACATGcctgggaaaagaaaaaggaaccagCTATGCTTGCCTTTGCCCTATGGGCTTTACAGGATCCAATtgtgaaaaaaaagaagacaggtgTTCTAATAATCCTTGTTCTAATG GTGGGCAGTGCTTTCTTTTGGGGCTCATACGTGTGTGTCGTTGCCGTCCTGGATTCTATGGACAGAAATGTGAGATAAACTTCAGCAAGTGTTCCAGAAATCCATGTTCCAATGGAGGGACTTGTCATGACCTTGCGACTACACATGATTACACATGTACTTGCATGCCAGGTTACACTGGCAGGAACTGTGATATCAGAACTACAGATGTGTGTGCCTCTGGGCCATGCCAGAATGGGGGAACATGCTATTTTGGGCTTTATGCTACCAGTTTCGCCTGCCACTGCCCTCCTGACTTCATGGGCACCCACTGTGAATTTCCAGCATATCCACTGATTGATTCAGAGCTTCCTAAACCAGTTCCATGGTTGGCTATATCCATGGGAGTTGGGCTAGTCGCCGTTGTCATATTGTGTTGCATGATAGCTATAGTTATCCGGCAGATGCAGAGGCACCCAGAGCAGAATTCAGAGGCAATGAACAATTTGTCAGACTTCCAAAAGGAAAATCTCATTCCAGCTTCTCAGctaaaaaacacaaataaaaacaaagaccTTGAAGTAGACTGTGTACTGGAGAAATCAAACTACAAACTTAAGAATCACACATTGGATTATAACCTGGTGAAGGAACTGACAAGCAGAGGAACTCAGGAAGATAAATACCATAAAAGTGAAAAGTGTATAGGAGAGAAATCACCCTTCTGGTTACGCAG TGAAAAGCCAGAATGCAGAATATCAACAATATGCTCACCAAGGGATTCCATGTACCAGTCTGTCTTTATGATAACAGAGGAGCGAAATGAGTGTGTTATAGCCACAGAG CTATAA